The nucleotide sequence TGGCCCAGCGGGTGATGATCGCACTCGCGATTGTCACAAAACCATCGCTCCTGATCGCTGACGAACCTTCCACATCCCTTGACGTGACCTTGCAGGTTCAGATCATAGACCTGCTGCTGCGGGTCAAGAATGAACTCAATAATTCCATCATCCTGATCACGCACAACCTGGCCATACTTTCGCAGATGGCTGACAGAGTCCACATCATGTATGCAGGCGAGATCGTGGAAAAGATCGCCATGAACACCCTGTTTTCGAATGCCTTCCACCCCTATACCAGGGGCTTGATCGATTCGCTGCCCCGCATTACCCGCAGGCTGGAACGGCTCAACACCATACCTGGGAACATCCCGGACATCTTCAGCTATTCCGAGTCCTGCAGATTCGCGGACAGATGCGAGCGGGTGATGGATATCTGCCGCAAAAAAAGCCCGCCTGAATTCGAAGTGAATCCAGGGCATTTCGCCTGCTGCTGGCTGGCTTCAGGAGAGAAATGAAGAAACTGCTCTCGCTTTTGAAACTCAGTAAAACCTATACAGTTCGGAAAAGCTTTTTCTTTTCAGCGAAAAACGAGCAGGTGACAGCCCTGCGCGATGTGAATCTGGATCTGCTGAGGGGAGAAACTCTAGGCCTGGTCGGCGAATCCGGCTGCGGAAAATCCACGCTTGCTAAAGGCATGCTGAAGCTGTTTCCTCTGGACAGCGGGGAGTTTTATTACGGCCTGCAGCCCGAGGAATTCCAGCGGATCGAGGAGCTCGCCCAGAAACCGCTGCGCACAGGCGGCGAATCCGAGGAACTCAGGATTTTCAAGTCTAAATATGAGCTGCTGCATAAGGACAGGGACGGCTGGTTCCCGTATCGCCGCAAGATGCAGATGATCTTCCAGAACGCTTACGCTTCATTCAACCCGGGCCTGAAAATCCGGAAAATCATGGAAGAGCCTCTGATGATACACGGCAATTACGATGCCAAAGACCGCGAGCAGCTGATCATTGAAATGCTCGGCAGGGTAGGCCTGTCACCTGACTATCTGCGGCGCTATCCCAAAGAGCTCTCTGGCGGGCAGCAGCAGCGTGTCTGCATTGCGCG is from Candidatus Wallbacteria bacterium and encodes:
- a CDS encoding ABC transporter ATP-binding protein — translated: MDKLLEVKNLTARFAGSTGMGSAVSGVSFDLDKGEVLGIAGESGSGKTVTAMSMVRLLQSPAQVTADYVRFRSEDLMTMPEHFLRELRGSEISMIFQDPVSFLNPVFNVGQHMFQTIRCHKKMSERKARLLALETLEKVGLSEPEKKLSYYPHQLSGGMAQRVMIALAIVTKPSLLIADEPSTSLDVTLQVQIIDLLLRVKNELNNSIILITHNLAILSQMADRVHIMYAGEIVEKIAMNTLFSNAFHPYTRGLIDSLPRITRRLERLNTIPGNIPDIFSYSESCRFADRCERVMDICRKKSPPEFEVNPGHFACCWLASGEK
- a CDS encoding dipeptide/oligopeptide/nickel ABC transporter ATP-binding protein — encoded protein: MKKLLSLLKLSKTYTVRKSFFFSAKNEQVTALRDVNLDLLRGETLGLVGESGCGKSTLAKGMLKLFPLDSGEFYYGLQPEEFQRIEELAQKPLRTGGESEELRIFKSKYELLHKDRDGWFPYRRKMQMIFQNAYASFNPGLKIRKIMEEPLMIHGNYDAKDREQLIIEMLGRVGLSPDYLRRYPKELSGGQQQRVCIARALILRPEFIIADEPVSLLDGSVQSQIINLLNDLKKEMNLTMLFISHDLSV